The following is a genomic window from Rhodoferax sp. PAMC 29310.
CCAATGTCTTCGCGTTGCCAACAAGATGCTGGGCCTTGCCTTCGGCTTCCCGGATATGCCCCTTCACCTGTTGCGCCGTATTTCCGACGACCTTGCCGACTTGCGCCTGCACCTTGCCTGCCGCTTCTATGACAGCACCGTTAATCTGATCTTTGTTCATCGCGCGACCTCATGGGTTGTTCAAAAGACACGGGGGGACTCGCTGGCCCCCCTCCTGTCACGATAGCCCCGATGATTATCTGTGTCTGTGCGCTAGCGCACTCGACTGACTGCCAGGGGGGTGCGATTTATCCCTGCTTGAACCGCCCCACTGCCAAACTCGCGTGAATGGCAGTCCACACACTCGTGAGACCGGCTTCTCAGCGCACCTTGACCAACCGCAGACGGTCGCTTCCAGGGCACGACCACAAGCTGACAATGATGGCCCCGTCGAGAGCACCGCGGCAGGTCTCGCTCAGACTGCGGTGGCCTTGATATCCGCCAGATACCATTCACGACGAGTGTTCACTCGTTGCCGGCGACGGCCTTGGTGGGCTCCATTTCATCACGTGTGATTCGATCCGGTTCAAGGTGTCGTGCGGCGCTAGTAATGTCATGACTACCGTATGTCAACTCTGCATCGATCGCCTGCTTTGAGAGTTTGAATGACCGGTTGACAGGCAGGTTGGGGTTGGATGCGGTGTAAACAACGCAACCCTGAGCGCCTTTTCCTGTCAGCGTGCAGGCGTGGGCCGTCCAAAACCTTAAAGACGGCTCAGCAGCTCCGCCTTTTTGTCAGCGTATTCTTGCTCAGTCAAAAACCCCCGGCTTTGCAGGGCGGCGAGTTTTTCAATGCTGGCGAAAATATCGTGTGAACTGACCGACGAGGTCCCAGAGGTCCCTGAAGTTTTGGCGGGTGCGAAATCACTCTGCGGGTTGTTGTAACTGGGCGCGGGCGGCGGCGGTGTTGGCGCCAAGGGCGGCAGGCCATTGATGCTGACCACTGGCAAGCTCGACAAATCCACATAGCCATATTGACTGGAAAAAGTCACCGAGTAGCCGCCGCTTTGCTGCTGAGAGACGCCGCCAATTTGGTGATCCAGCGTGTCGTAAATGATGACCTGACCGTTGACTTCCATGGCGAGGCGACGCGCCTGTGAAAACCAGGCATAGCGCATGCCGTTTTGTCCACCCGAACTGTTAGGCCACTTCAAGTCCGGGCCCCACCAGTTGGCCTGTGCAGGCGCTGGGACAAACAGACTGTTGGCGTTGGTGTTCTCGCCCGAGCCGCCGCCAAAGCTGTTGTAAGACGTGTTGCCGTTCTGGGTCTGGCTCTGAAAGCTGCCGGTGCGCATCAACTCGGGCTGGTTCTGGATCAAACGGGACAACTCGGAACAAAGGTTGTCGACCCGGCCTTTGAGGTAGCCGTTGAACATGTCACCGACCATGGTCATGCCCCCTTGCATCCATTGGCCGGAACCACCGAACTCAGGGTGGCTGAATTGCGCCATGCTGCCGTTGCCGTTGATGACGGAGATGAGCATGCTTTGCACCGCATCAAAGCTGAAGCCGTGGCGTTGGGCGATATCTTGTACGGCACGGATGCCAGCGGGGGAGAGTTGTGCCATGAGTAACCCAGGTTGAGCAAAAAAAGGAGAGAAAACGACCGCGTTGCACGACCGTGAGACCCCTTCAATGTAGTTCATTCACCACTTTTGGGCTTCATTGGGTGATTATTGGGTTCAATGACGACGTCGCGCGGTGCGAATCAAGACACGCGCAAGCACCGTGATTGGACCGTCAGAGTCACTGAATGGGCTGGTCCGCCTTCAAGCATTTCGTGTGGCCGATTTAGCAAGGCGACTGCAAAAACCAGACCTGCCGGTGATGCGCTGCGGCCATGTCAGGCGGACGAAACCTGGTCTGACAATCCGCGCACCCGCAGTGCGCGTCACTCAGGTTGTCTCGAATTGCTATGGTATTGATAGTGCTTTGCGCATACCCAGCCTGCGCTGGTGGTCAATTTGACTGCTATTTTTTCAGAACGGAGCGACGCGAGCGGATCTGTTACGGCGTGTTGCGCTCCATTTGCCAGGTCTGAAAACGCAAGCCCAGCCAAGTGCCAAAGACAATGCCCGAGACCGCAAGACAAGCCCCTGCTGACAGCAACGACAAGCCGCTTACGCCCTGCCCAATGGAGCAGCCCATGGCGGTGATCCCCCCAAATCCCATCAATGCGCCGCCAACCAGGTGGTTCAGCATGTCTCTGGAATTTTGAAACGACTCGATGCGAAATTCTTTGCGTGCCAGCGCCAGCACAGCACTGCCCAGCAAGGTGCCCAGGCTCACCATGACACCATAGCTGAGTGTTGTATTGCGGTCAGACCACAGGGTGAGCAGGTCCAGGCTGTGCGCGATGGGCGCCGCAAACGTGAACGCCTCCGGCCGGTGCGAGTAGGTGCCCGCCCAGAGGGTCTCCAACGTCTCGGGGTGCTCCGGGATGTAGCCCACGTGGCCGGTCAGCCACCAGGCGACCACCACTAGCAGCCCAATCGCGCCGCCGGCCAGCCATTGCTGGCGATCCATGCTGTGGCGGTTTTTCCACCACCAAGGCGCTGACAACGCCAGCGCTGCGGCAAGCACCAGCCACCGCAACGCCGCCGCACCCAGGCCCAACACATGGGCCAGTATTGACCCCAAGTCTTGCGGAAAGGCCAACAGAATGCTGGTCGGGTCCAACAGGTTCACCCGCACTTCGGACAAGACCCCCCGCAGGGTCATTTGTGCCGTGACCCCCGCCACCAAGAGCGTCACCAAGGCTTTCAAGCTGCCGCTACCAAGCTTCACCAGATTGCGCTGCGGGCAACCCGAGGCCAACACCATGCCAATCCCAAACAAGGTGCCGCCCACCAGGTAGGACAGCCATAAAAGCCGATTGCTCCACGCCAGGGTGTGCGTGGCATCCAACAGGCCAGCTTGCATCAGCAGCAAAGAACCCACGGCCGCGACGGCTACCGCCAACGCCCACATCATCAGACGGCTGGTGCCCCGGTAGGCGAACCAGTCAGCCAATGCCCCCATGGTGCAAAAGCGCGAGACCTGAGCGATTGCACCCAGTGCCAGCCCCAAGACGAGGCCGCCCCAAATAACCGCTTGCGTGGCATCTTGAGGATTGAGTGGAAATTGCATCCGCGCACTGTAGCGCAGCGCGCCGGTTGCAGGGTTTTCCCTATATTGCAAATATCAGTATCTATTTATATTAGCCAATATGAATAAGATAAATTCAGAAAATGTCCAAGCAGGGCGTCTGGTCAAGGCCCCTGAAAATTTTCTTGCCCCGCAAGACGTTCAGCATGTCTTTAAAGCACCAGCCACTGCGCGCCGGGACTTTCTCCGCAAAGCATTTGCTGCTGCGGGCATGGCTGCTGCCGCGCCCGCCATGGCCCAAACCAGTTCTGCTGGCGATGCCAACATCCTCAACCTGCCGGAGCACTCGCGCGGATTGGGTCGGCCGGTCGCCAATGACGGCTACGGCAAGCCGTCCACCTTCGAGGGCAATGTGCAGCGGCGCACCAGCCCGGGGCTGACACAAACCACGCAGGCTTCAGTCTCGTTTGCGCCCTTGCAGTCGCTGTTTGGCATCGTGACCCCCAGTGGGCTGCACTTTGAGCGCCACCATCAGGGCTGGTGGGACATTGATCCCTCCAAGCACCGTCTGATGCTCAACGGCTCCGACGAAAAAATCATGCGCACGCCGATGGTGTTCACCATGGACGAACTGATGCGCTTGCCGTCCGTGAGCCGCTTTCACTTCATCGAGTGCGGTGCCAATACCGGCATGGAGTGGGGCAATGTGGCCGTGCCCACCTGCCAGTACACCCACGGCATGCTCAGCTGTAGCGAGTTCACTGGCGTGCCGCTCAAGCTCTTGCTGGATCGTGCCGGCGTGGACTACAAGCGCGCTCGTTATGTGTTGGCCGAAGGGGCAGATGGCTCTTCCATGACCCGCACCGTGCCCATGGAGTTGGTTGAGAGCGGTGAGGTCATCGTGGCTTACGGACAAAACGGTGAAATGTTGCGTCCGGAAAATGGTTACCCCCTGCGGCTGGTCGTGCCAGGGGTTCAAGGTGTCAGCTGGGTCAAATACCTGCGACGCATCGAAGTGGGCGACCAGCCCTACGGCGCCAAAGACGAGTCCATTCACTATGTTGACCTTATGCCTTCCGGCCAGCATCGCCAGTACACCAGCACCCAGGAGTGCAAGAGTGTGGTGACCACGCCATCGGGCGGTCAATTGTTGATGGATAAGGGCTTCTATAACGTGAGCGGCCTGGCCTGGTCCGGGCGCGGCAAGGTCGCTCGGGTTGACGTGTCTGTGGACGGGGGGAGAAATTGGCGAAAGGCACGGCAGGAGACGCCGGTGTTGAACAAGTGCTTGACCCGCTTCAACCTGGACTGGGTGTGGGACGGCAAGCCGGCACTCATCCAGAGCCGGGCCACCGATGACACTGGCTATGTGCAACCGGACAAACGCCAACTGCGCGCCGTGCGCGGGACCCGCTCGATCTATCACAACAATGCGATACAGACCTGGCTGGTGCAGGAAAACGGCGAGGTGAAAAATGTTCAGATCTCTTAACTCGGCGCGCAACCAAGCAGTGGTCAGCCTGGCGTGTCTGGGCGCCCTGCTGAGTTTCAACGCATTCGGCGACACCTCTTTTTCCGGCATTGGGCGGACCGCGACACCGCAAGAAGTAGCCGCTTGGGACATTGATGTCAGACCCGACTTCAAAGGGCTTCCTGCAGGCCAGGGTTCGGTCGCCCAGGGCATGGTGGTTTGGGAAGGAAAATGCGCCAGTTGCCACGGCGTGTTTGGCGAAAGCAACCAGACGTTTTCCCCTTTGGTGGGGGGCACTACGGCGCAAGACATTCAGAGTGGCCATGTGCAGCGTTTGAACGACCCCGCGTACCCGGGCCGCACGACGTTGATGAAGGCGTCCACACTGTCGACCTTGTGGGACTACATCAACCGTGCCATGCCATGGACTGAGCCAAAGTCCTTGACCACGAACGAAGTCTATGCCGTGGTGGCTTACCTGCTCAATCTGGGAAACATCGTCCCCGAGGACTTGGTGCTGTCCAATTCCAACATGGCACAGGTGCAAAAACTTTTGCCCAACAGGAACGGTATGACGACCGACCACGGCCTGTGGCCAGGAAAGTTGATCGGCAACGGGGGCAAGCCCGACGTCAAGGCCGTCGCCTGCATGAAGGATTGCAACACGGACGTGGCGATTAAATCCTCATTGCCGGATTTTGCGCGCAACGCCCACGGGAACCTTGCAGAGCAAAACCGGATAGTGGGTGCGCAACACGGCGTGGATACCACCCTTGCGCCCGCAGCGACCATGGCGCAGGCCCGCGCCACTGCTGACAGTAGCAAGCCTGCGCTGCCTGTCGTAAAAACGGCATCGGCGGCGGCCATTGCGTTGACCAAAACCTACAGCTGTGTGGCCTGTCACGGTGTGGATGCCCGAATTGTGGGCCCGTCATTCAAGGAAATTGGCAAGAAATATGAGAGTCGCGCTGATGCGGTGACCTACCTAGAAGGAAAGATACGCGCGGGTGGCTCTGGAGTTTGGGGAGATATACCCATGCCTCCCCAAAGCTTGAAAGGTGTGGAGGCCACTGCGATCGCGAAGTGGTTGATCGCCGGCTCACCCAAATGACCTCGACGATCCCTCGCCATCCGCTCTTTCCGCGACTTATCACCCGCTCAAATTAACGCATTCAGTGACCCAGGAGACTTTGATGAAAAACCGTAGAGAACTGTTATCACAATCCGCCCAATTGACCGCCATGATGGCGACATTGAGCCTGTTGCCCCGTGCTGCGCAAGCTCAGGTCGCGGGGTACAACACAGCGGCCTTCGATGCAAAAAACATGGCCGATCTCATGAAGGCCCTAGGCGGCAGTGCCCCTGCTGAAAGCAAGGACGTGACTATCACTGGTCCTGACATTGCCGAGAACGGTGCGGTGGTCCCAGTGGGCGCGTCCACCGCGCTTCCAGGCGTCAAGCGCTTGTTGCTGTTGGTTGAAAAGAATCCGACCATGCTGTCTGCCATGTTCGATGTCACCGACGCCGTGGAGGCTAATTTTTTGACACGCGTCAAGATGGGGCAGTCATCCAACGTGTTTGCCGTCGCCATGATGGCTGACGGAAAAGTGCTTTACGCCGTCAAAGAAATCAAGGTCACCTTGGGAGGCTGTGGCGGCTAACGCTGGCGCCCGCCCTTATTCCATTCATCATTCATTGAGGAGAACAACATGGCAGATCCGATGCGCATTCGTGCACAGTCAGCAGGTGACAAGGCAACCATTCGCGTGCTGATGAGCCACGAAATGGAGACCGGTCAACGCAAAGACGGCGCCGGCAAAATTATTCCCGCTTGGCACATTCAGGAGGTGGTCG
Proteins encoded in this region:
- the soxC gene encoding sulfite dehydrogenase — encoded protein: MNKINSENVQAGRLVKAPENFLAPQDVQHVFKAPATARRDFLRKAFAAAGMAAAAPAMAQTSSAGDANILNLPEHSRGLGRPVANDGYGKPSTFEGNVQRRTSPGLTQTTQASVSFAPLQSLFGIVTPSGLHFERHHQGWWDIDPSKHRLMLNGSDEKIMRTPMVFTMDELMRLPSVSRFHFIECGANTGMEWGNVAVPTCQYTHGMLSCSEFTGVPLKLLLDRAGVDYKRARYVLAEGADGSSMTRTVPMELVESGEVIVAYGQNGEMLRPENGYPLRLVVPGVQGVSWVKYLRRIEVGDQPYGAKDESIHYVDLMPSGQHRQYTSTQECKSVVTTPSGGQLLMDKGFYNVSGLAWSGRGKVARVDVSVDGGRNWRKARQETPVLNKCLTRFNLDWVWDGKPALIQSRATDDTGYVQPDKRQLRAVRGTRSIYHNNAIQTWLVQENGEVKNVQIS
- a CDS encoding YeeE/YedE family protein, yielding MQFPLNPQDATQAVIWGGLVLGLALGAIAQVSRFCTMGALADWFAYRGTSRLMMWALAVAVAAVGSLLLMQAGLLDATHTLAWSNRLLWLSYLVGGTLFGIGMVLASGCPQRNLVKLGSGSLKALVTLLVAGVTAQMTLRGVLSEVRVNLLDPTSILLAFPQDLGSILAHVLGLGAAALRWLVLAAALALSAPWWWKNRHSMDRQQWLAGGAIGLLVVVAWWLTGHVGYIPEHPETLETLWAGTYSHRPEAFTFAAPIAHSLDLLTLWSDRNTTLSYGVMVSLGTLLGSAVLALARKEFRIESFQNSRDMLNHLVGGALMGFGGITAMGCSIGQGVSGLSLLSAGACLAVSGIVFGTWLGLRFQTWQMERNTP
- a CDS encoding CsbD family protein, whose translation is MNKDQINGAVIEAAGKVQAQVGKVVGNTAQQVKGHIREAEGKAQHLVGNAKTLATDATHNL
- a CDS encoding SHOCT domain-containing protein, yielding MAQLSPAGIRAVQDIAQRHGFSFDAVQSMLISVINGNGSMAQFSHPEFGGSGQWMQGGMTMVGDMFNGYLKGRVDNLCSELSRLIQNQPELMRTGSFQSQTQNGNTSYNSFGGGSGENTNANSLFVPAPAQANWWGPDLKWPNSSGGQNGMRYAWFSQARRLAMEVNGQVIIYDTLDHQIGGVSQQQSGGYSVTFSSQYGYVDLSSLPVVSINGLPPLAPTPPPPAPSYNNPQSDFAPAKTSGTSGTSSVSSHDIFASIEKLAALQSRGFLTEQEYADKKAELLSRL
- the soxY gene encoding thiosulfate oxidation carrier protein SoxY codes for the protein MKNRRELLSQSAQLTAMMATLSLLPRAAQAQVAGYNTAAFDAKNMADLMKALGGSAPAESKDVTITGPDIAENGAVVPVGASTALPGVKRLLLLVEKNPTMLSAMFDVTDAVEANFLTRVKMGQSSNVFAVAMMADGKVLYAVKEIKVTLGGCGG
- a CDS encoding c-type cytochrome encodes the protein MFRSLNSARNQAVVSLACLGALLSFNAFGDTSFSGIGRTATPQEVAAWDIDVRPDFKGLPAGQGSVAQGMVVWEGKCASCHGVFGESNQTFSPLVGGTTAQDIQSGHVQRLNDPAYPGRTTLMKASTLSTLWDYINRAMPWTEPKSLTTNEVYAVVAYLLNLGNIVPEDLVLSNSNMAQVQKLLPNRNGMTTDHGLWPGKLIGNGGKPDVKAVACMKDCNTDVAIKSSLPDFARNAHGNLAEQNRIVGAQHGVDTTLAPAATMAQARATADSSKPALPVVKTASAAAIALTKTYSCVACHGVDARIVGPSFKEIGKKYESRADAVTYLEGKIRAGGSGVWGDIPMPPQSLKGVEATAIAKWLIAGSPK